GGCAACAGCACCGGCAGGAGGACCCGCACCCCCCGCTCCCGCAGCGTGTCGAGCAACGCGCGCGTGCCCGGCTCGCGCCCCACCGAGACATACGCGGCGACGGTCCCGGCCTTCGCCAGTTCGGGAAGCTCCAGCGCCCGCCGCGCGAGAACCGCGGAGGCGTCCCGGACGTCGTCTTCGGACAGCAGGCGCCGCGCGCGAAGGAGCTCCTGCCGCAGAGCGGTCTTTCCTGGCAAGTCGGAGTTCATCGGACTTCGCAAATCTCTCGTATGTATACGTATGGAGAGAAAGTTAACCGGAGCAACATCTTCCTCTCATCCGTGGCAGATAGGCTGCGCGCCATGACTCAGTCGCCCCCCAGGATCAGCAAGGCTGTCATCCCCGCCGCAGGGCTGGGAACCCGCTTCCTGCCTGTCACCAAGGCCACTCCCAAGGAGATGCTGCCTGTCGTCGACAAGCCCGCGATCCAGTACGTGGTCGAGGAAGCCGTGATGGCAGGGCTCTCCGACGTTCTCATGGTCACCGGACGCAACAAGCGTCCCCTGGAAGACCACTTCGACCGCAACTACGAACTGGAGGAGGCGCTCACCCGCAAGGGAGACACCGAACGCCTCGCCAAGGTGCAGGAGTCCAGCGACCTGGCGACGATGCACTACGTCCGGCAGGGTGATCCCAAGGGACTCGGCCACGCCGTCCTGTGCGCCGCCCCGCACGTCGGCGACCAGCCCTTCGCGGTGCTCCTCGGTGACGACCTCATCGACCCGCGCGACCCGCTGCTGTCCCGCATGGTCGAGATCCAGGAGAACGAGGGCGGCAGCGTCATCGCCCTGATGGAGGTCGAGCCCGACCAGATCCACCTCTACGGATGCGCCGCCGTCGAGCCCACCCCGTACGGCGACGTGGTCAAGGTGCACGACCTGGTCGAGAAGCCCGACAGGGCGGACGCGCCCAGCAACTACGCCATCATCGGCCGATACGTCCTGGACCCGGCCGTCTTCGACATACTGCGTCAGACCGAGCCCGGCCGCGGCGGCGAGATCCAGCTGACCGACGCGCTCCAGCAGCTCTCGGCCGACGAGAAGATCGGCGGCCCGGTGCACGGCGTCGTCTTCAAGGGACGCCGCTATGACACGGGCGACCGCGGCGACTATCTGCGTGCCATTGTCAGACTCGCGTGCGAACGTGAAGACCTGGGACCGGACTTCCGGACCTGGCTGCGCAGTTACGTCAACGAGGAGATGTAAGACCTTGAGCAGTACGGCGACACCGGCACCGGCGCCTGCCTCGGGCCAGGGACGGCTCTGGACGGTGGACGAGCACCTGGCGGACATCCTCGCCACGGTCCGCCCGCTCGACCCGATCGAGCTGCAACTGCCCGATGCCCAGGGCTGCGTCCTCGTCGAGGACGTCACGGTGCCGGTGGCGCTGCCGCCGTTCGACAACAGCTCCATGGACGGCTACGCGGTCCGTACGGCCGATGTGTCCGGCGCCGACGAGGAGTTCCCGGCCGTCCTGACCGTCATCGGTGATGTCGCGGCGGGCGGCGAGGCCCTGCCGCGCGTCGGCCCCGGGGAGGCGGCCCGGATCATGACCGGCGCACCGCTGCCGCCCGGCGCCGAGGCGGTCATCCCGGTCGAGTGGACCGACGGCGGTACGGGCGGCGGGGCCGCCACCTCCATGCGGCCGGCCGGCTCCGCGCCCGAGGGCGCGAGCGGCGAGGTCAGGGTCTATCGGCCCGTCGAGCCCCGCGCCCACGTCCGCGCGCGCGGCAGCGATGTCCAGGCCGGGGATCTCGCCCTGGAGGCCGGCACGATCCTGGGACCGCCGCAGATCGGCCTGCTCTCCGCCATCGGCCGCTCCACCGTCCGGGTCCACCCGCGCCCGCGCGTGGTCGTCCTGTCGACCGGCAGCGAACTGGTGCAGCCGGGCGAGGCGTTGGGCCAGGGCCAGATCTACGACTCCAACAGCTTCGCGCTCACCGCCGCCGCGCGGGACGCGGGCGCCATCGCCTACCGGGTCGGCGCGGTGACCGACGACGCGGACACCCTCCGGGCCACGATCGAGGACCAGCTGATCCGCGCGGACATGATCGTGACGACCGGCGGTGTCAGCGTCGGGGCGTACGACGTGGTCAAGGAGGCGCTGTCCTCCGTAGGAGACGAGGACGAGCCGGGCAGCGGCATCGACTTCCGCAAGCTCGCGATGCAGCCGGGCAAGCCTCAGGGCTTCGGCTCGATCGGCCCCGAGCACACCCCGCTGCTCGCCCTCCCCGGCAACCCCGTGTCCAGTTACGTCTCCTTCGAGTTGTTCGTGCGCCCCGCGATCCGGGCGCTCATGGGCCGCCAGGACGTCCACCGCCGGACGGTCCGCGCGACCCTGAAGAGCGACGAGACGCTGAAGTCCCCGGCGGGCCGGCGCCAGTTCCTGCGCGGGATGTACGACGCCGAGGCGGGCTCGGTCGTCCCCGTCGGCGGCGTCGGCTCCCATCTCGTCGCGGCCCTCGCGCACGCCGACGCGCTGATCGTGGTCCCCGAGGAGGTCGTCTCGGCGGAGCCGGGGAGCGAGGTCGACGTGGTGCTGCTCCGCTGACGGAGTGGCGGTGGCGGTAGCGTGTCCTGCCAGACAGGCCCCGCCGGGCCCGGACCGGGAGCGCCACAGCGATGACTGCGTTTACCCGGGGGGAGACCCCCGGACCTTCTCCACAAGGCCACCTGACGCATATCGACGAGGCGGGCGCGGCCCGCATGGTCGACGTCTCCGCCAAGGAGGTCACCGCGCGCACCGCCAGCGCGAGCGGCCGGGTGCTGGTCTCGCCGCACGTGGTCGAACTGCTGCGGGGCGAGGGGATGCCCAAGGGCGACGCCCTGGCCACCGCCCGTATCGCGGGCATCATGGGCGCGAAACGCACCCCCGAGCTCATCCCGCTCTGCCATCCCCTGGCGCTCTCGGGAGTCACGCTCGACCTCACCGTCACGGACGACGCGGTGGAGATCCTGGCGACCGTGAAGACCACGGACCGCACGGGCGTGGAGATGGAGGCCCTGACAGCGGTCTCGGTCGCGGCGCTGACGGTGGTCGACATGGTGAAGGCCGTCGACAAGGGCGCGGTCATCTCGGACGTACGGGTCGAGGAGAAGACCGGCGGAAAGTCGGGCCGCTACTCCCGCCGGGCTCCCGAGCCGGACGGGCGGCCGCAGACGGACGGGACCCCGGAGAGGGGCACGGCATGAACGATTCCGCCGAGAG
The nucleotide sequence above comes from Streptomyces sp. NBC_01716. Encoded proteins:
- the galU gene encoding UTP--glucose-1-phosphate uridylyltransferase GalU, which translates into the protein MTQSPPRISKAVIPAAGLGTRFLPVTKATPKEMLPVVDKPAIQYVVEEAVMAGLSDVLMVTGRNKRPLEDHFDRNYELEEALTRKGDTERLAKVQESSDLATMHYVRQGDPKGLGHAVLCAAPHVGDQPFAVLLGDDLIDPRDPLLSRMVEIQENEGGSVIALMEVEPDQIHLYGCAAVEPTPYGDVVKVHDLVEKPDRADAPSNYAIIGRYVLDPAVFDILRQTEPGRGGEIQLTDALQQLSADEKIGGPVHGVVFKGRRYDTGDRGDYLRAIVRLACEREDLGPDFRTWLRSYVNEEM
- the glp gene encoding molybdotransferase-like divisome protein Glp; this translates as MSSTATPAPAPASGQGRLWTVDEHLADILATVRPLDPIELQLPDAQGCVLVEDVTVPVALPPFDNSSMDGYAVRTADVSGADEEFPAVLTVIGDVAAGGEALPRVGPGEAARIMTGAPLPPGAEAVIPVEWTDGGTGGGAATSMRPAGSAPEGASGEVRVYRPVEPRAHVRARGSDVQAGDLALEAGTILGPPQIGLLSAIGRSTVRVHPRPRVVVLSTGSELVQPGEALGQGQIYDSNSFALTAAARDAGAIAYRVGAVTDDADTLRATIEDQLIRADMIVTTGGVSVGAYDVVKEALSSVGDEDEPGSGIDFRKLAMQPGKPQGFGSIGPEHTPLLALPGNPVSSYVSFELFVRPAIRALMGRQDVHRRTVRATLKSDETLKSPAGRRQFLRGMYDAEAGSVVPVGGVGSHLVAALAHADALIVVPEEVVSAEPGSEVDVVLLR
- the moaC gene encoding cyclic pyranopterin monophosphate synthase MoaC — encoded protein: MTAFTRGETPGPSPQGHLTHIDEAGAARMVDVSAKEVTARTASASGRVLVSPHVVELLRGEGMPKGDALATARIAGIMGAKRTPELIPLCHPLALSGVTLDLTVTDDAVEILATVKTTDRTGVEMEALTAVSVAALTVVDMVKAVDKGAVISDVRVEEKTGGKSGRYSRRAPEPDGRPQTDGTPERGTA